GGGTTCCTCCTCCCGGAACGCCTGCCCGGTTGGTTGATGCGAGGGCGGTTTTGCCGCGGCTGCTCCTAACCTGACGCGAGCGCCTCACAACGAGCATCAGAGAATCGATCGAACGGCAGATCAGGTATCCGCATACGCTCTGCCTCCGGTCGCCGTCTTCTGCGACCCGACACGGCCGCACCCCATGCCCTGTCTGGAGGCCGAAGCTCACCCCCGGGGTGCACGGCTCGCCACCGCACTCGCAGCCGTTCCCGCGTTCGGGACCGCTGCGGAACGCGCCTCGGGCCGGACTCGACGCCTCCTCAAGGGGCGCGGCGGACGCGGGCGAGGACCAGAACCGTGTCGTCGGCCGGCGGGGCGGGCAGCAGGCTCGCGAGGATGCGGTCCGCCATGGCTTCCAACGCCCCCGGGGCTCCGCCCAGTTCGGCGCGCAATGCCTTCAGGCCGACCTCGAGGTCCCCGCCACGTGTCTCGATGAGGCCGTCGGTATACAGGGCGAGAATCGCGTTCCGGGGAAGTTCGATCTCGATCGTCCTGAAAGGACAGCCGCCGACGCCGAGAGGGACTCCCAGGACGTCGTCGATGGTCTCCACGGTGCCGTCCGGCCGGAGCACCAGGGGCGGGGGATGGCCGGCGCTGGCGATGCGGGCGCGCCCGCTCGTCGGGTCGTAGACGATGTACAGGCACGTCGCCAGCTCGATGCCGGCCTCCTGGGCGCACGCGTCGAGCTCAGTGAGCAGGTCGTCGGGCTCGCTGTCGTGCCTGGCCAGAGCCTTGGTGGTGATGCGAAGGCGGCCCATGGCAGCCGCGGCCGACACCCCGTGCCCCATCACGTCGCCCACCACGAGCACGACCCGGCCGTCCGGCAGATTGATCACGTCGTACCAGTCGCCGCCGACCTCGGTGACCCGGCTGCCGGGCAGGTACCGGTGAGCCACGTCCACGTACGGGCTGGTCGCCAACGCGCTGGGCAGCAATGCCCGCTGCAGTGTGAGGGCGATGTCCTGGACACGGCTGTACAGACGGGCGTTGTCCAAACAGATCGCAGCACGTGAGGCGAGCTCACCGGCAAGGCTGACATCGTCCTGGGTGAAGGCCGGCCGGCCTGCGGACCGGCCGAACATGGCGATTCCCTGGACGGTGCCCCTGGCGATGAGCGGGGCGACGAGGACGCAGGCCAACCCGCTCTCGGCCAGGAGCCGCGCGCGCGACTCGATGAGGACGGTCCGGGCCAGGAACTCATCGTTCACCACGGCGGAGATGGCACGACCGGTTTGCAGCATGTCGTGGATGACGGAGCCGGGCGGATACCGCACCGTTTCCACTCCGCTCACGAGTTCGGTGGCCGGAGGGGGCAGGATCGTCCCGGATGCGATCCGGCGGGTGATCAGTGGTCGCGCCGGGTCGAAATCCTCCGCTTCATCCATCCACTCCACGACTTCGACCACGGCTCCGTCGCAGAAATCCGGCATCGACGCGTCCACCAGCTCCTGGGCCGTGAGGTTCACGTCCAAGGTGGTCCCGATACGCTTGGAGGCCCCGTCCAGGAGAGCCAGTCGTCGCCGGCTGGCGGTGGCTTCCAGGATCGCCTGTTCCCGGTCCGTCACATCCACCATCAGCCCACCCACTCCGGGACGCGAGCCGACCGCCTGACTCAAGGGGAAAAAGCTCACAGACCGCACTTGGTCACGGTCCGGATGCCCCCGCGGGCGCATGCCGACCAGCGTCCCCACGACCGGCTCTCCGCCCAGGGCGACGTCGCGGAGCATGAGCTGGTACTCGCCACCGTCGGACATGATCATGACTTCGTCCATGTGCCGCCCGAGGTGCGCCTCGATCGGAAGGCCGTCCATGTCGGCGAGCGCCTGGTTGAGGTGGACGTACCGGAGGTCCGCGTCGAGCATGACCAGGCCGATGGGGCAGGTCTCGAAGAGGGCGTCGAGGAAGGCGAGGTTGGTCTTGACCCGATCGAGCTCGTCGCTACGGCTCGCCAGGATCATCACCGCCGAAGGCCCTCCGGCTCCGGTCACGGAGAAGACCCGGAAGCCGCAGTCGAAGACTGTGCCGTCACGGTGCCGTGCCGTCAGCCGGCCCCTCCAATACCCCTGGGTCCGGCCACGCTCCGTCAGTCGGGCGCACGATTCGGACGCGCTCTGGGGCCCGTCGGCGAAGAGAACGGCGCCGGGCTTCGACAGGACGGCGGTGGAGTCGTACCCGAAGAGGTCCCGCGCGCCCGGCCCCCAATAACAGACGAGGTCGCCGGCATCGATGCCGAAGACAGCCACCGGCACATGCTCGAGCAGCGTCCCCGGCTCGGACCAGAACGGGCCGTGAGCCTCCTCGCCCCCCGGCCGAGCCGATGGCACGAGACGTCCCCTTCCATCCGCCGTTCTATCCATTCATTATGCGGAGACCTTGGGCTTTCCGCGGCGGGAAGTGCGCCGCGGCGAGGACTGAGCCGAGAGAGACGTCCCCGGCCACCAGTGGGCGGCTCAGCGCAGCAGGGCGGCAACGGCGGCCGCCGGTTCGGCCGCGTCGGGTTCGTCGCCGCTGATCAGGTCCGGGTGTACGAACGTCGCCGATGCGGGTGACGATGCAGGCGAGGTCCGGGAGCTCCATCGGCGGCACGCGGGCCCCGCGGTCCACCTCTTCCTGAAGGCTCCCTGGATCTTCGCGACGATGCGGCGCTGCACGACGCCGGCCCTGGTGGTCATCAGTCGGAGGGCCGCCTTGGGCTCGCGGGACACGAAGGTGTGGACGTAGTCGGCCTCGATGATGCCGCGGGTGAAGTTCTCCACGATGGCGGCGATGCGGGATCCTCCCTGGCCCGGCGCCTCGGCCGCAGCCTGCTCCAGGGCCGGCTCCGTGAGCGATCAGCTGATCGCGGTTTCCGACCCAGGGAAACAGCACGGCTCGGCTGATGCCGAGCGAGCCGGCGAGGTCCTGCATGTCGACGCGGTCCCCGGCAAGATACCGCTGACGCGCGAGATCGAACGCGTCCATCAGGCTGCGGCGCGGGACCTTGCCCGCGGCCAGGTGCCGTGACAACGGCGTCTCCTCTACGACCACCACTGTTCTCGGACGCGGCGGGACAGCAGAAGGTGGCCATGCCCCAGATCCGCAACCGCCTGTGCCGCTGAGCCCGCCCCTGAACGACGGCAGCCCCCACCTCGACGGACGCTCCATAGCCGTCGCCACTCGTCTGACCTCAGCAGGCGGAGGAAGTTCCGAGGCGGTGTGTGACCAGACATCATTCGGCGCAACGGCCGGATAGGAAACTACGGATGGCTGCACCCTGCGGCTCACCCGGCCGACTGGCCATCTAAAGGTCGGACAGCGACACGCGGGCCCCCGCCCGGGCACGGGGCACGGGGCACGGGGCACGAACCAGCCCCCGTGATCACCGTCACCCCGGCGGACCGACGGCGATCCCGACCCCTGCATCCGCGAGGGAACCTCCCGTCGCCACAGGAACCCTCGAAGCGGCGCGGCAACCTAGCAGCGAATCCCGGGCCGGCAAAGCCGACGAAAGGAGCCGTCTCAACCATGGAACCGCAGCCGCACCCCTCCGAAAACAGCCGACCGCGCAGGCGTCAGCCCGTCGAGCCCGTCCTTAGGGACACTTCCGACGTCGCCACGATGCTCAGCATGTCCACGAGCTGGGTGTACAGGGAGGCGTCGAAGCTGGGCTTGAAGGGATACAAGCTCGGCCGTGGCAAGAATGCCAAGGTCCTGTACAGGAGTCTGCCCGGAGTCGAACCCCAGCTCCAAGGGCAGCAGTTGCCAGGCGATGTCGTTGTGCAGCCCGTACAGGGTCCCGATGGGCGTGTACGGACCTCCGGGCTTCCCGCAGCCATGGCCTTCCAGAGTCGGCCGCCGATCCGGCCGACTCCACCACGTACCTCGGTGAGGCGCTGGAGGCAGTCGACCACGTCCGCCGTCATAGCGCTTCGAGGTGAGCGAGGAAGGTGGCCATGAGGCGGGGGCGGGGGACGTCGGGAACAAGCGCGTCGGGCAGGTCGGCTTCCAGGCCCCACTCCGTGTTGAAGGTGATGCTGCTGCCGTCCGGGACGACGCTGTCCCACAGCCACTTGGCGAACTCCGCTGCGGCATGGACCGTGCAGTCCTCGATGGCGATACCTTCCGGGGATTGTTTGGTGATGCCCTCCAGTTCCTCCTCGCCGAGCGTGATGCCGAAGTGCATGACGGACCCGCGCACGGGGCCTTCGCCCCCTTCGTCGACACGGACGAACGTGTCCGTCTGCCGCTCGCGCAGCTTGGCCTCGATCCCCTCGTAGGTCAGACCCCAGGTGGAACCCTCGGCGGGGCCGAAGACGTACATGGTCCGGAGTTCGGCCAGTTCGGCTAGTTCGGACGCGTCCACGCGTTCGCTCCCTCGTCGTGCGCTGCTGCGGTTGGTGAGGGTACGTATCGGGCGTAGCCGTTGACGCCGTACGCGGCCGTCATGACGCGCCAGTAGGCCACGGAGTCCGCGTTGTTCGTGACCGTCTCGATGCCTCTCATCTCCTTGTTCCGAGGGTCGTTGAGAGCGGCGTTGTACTTCGCGAGCTCCTTGCGGTCCTTGTCGTACAGGAAGTCCTTCTTGCCGGACCGGTGGTTCGTGCGGAGTTCGTCGAGCGAGCGGTAGCACGGCTTGTTCGGGTTGTTGACGTACTTGGCCTCGATCGCCATGCCGTCACGGTTACGGAAGCCGTCGACCATCAGGGTGCTGTTGGCGCTGATGGTCGAGCGGGATGGGCACCTCGTATTCGGGGTATCCGGCGACCCGCTTCTCGTAAGCGATCTCGGCGGGATTCCCGCCGGACACGTCTCCGGCGCGCAGGGAGTTCAACCACGT
The sequence above is a segment of the Streptomyces sp. NBC_01255 genome. Coding sequences within it:
- a CDS encoding SpoIIE family protein phosphatase, giving the protein MDRTADGRGRLVPSARPGGEEAHGPFWSEPGTLLEHVPVAVFGIDAGDLVCYWGPGARDLFGYDSTAVLSKPGAVLFADGPQSASESCARLTERGRTQGYWRGRLTARHRDGTVFDCGFRVFSVTGAGGPSAVMILASRSDELDRVKTNLAFLDALFETCPIGLVMLDADLRYVHLNQALADMDGLPIEAHLGRHMDEVMIMSDGGEYQLMLRDVALGGEPVVGTLVGMRPRGHPDRDQVRSVSFFPLSQAVGSRPGVGGLMVDVTDREQAILEATASRRRLALLDGASKRIGTTLDVNLTAQELVDASMPDFCDGAVVEVVEWMDEAEDFDPARPLITRRIASGTILPPPATELVSGVETVRYPPGSVIHDMLQTGRAISAVVNDEFLARTVLIESRARLLAESGLACVLVAPLIARGTVQGIAMFGRSAGRPAFTQDDVSLAGELASRAAICLDNARLYSRVQDIALTLQRALLPSALATSPYVDVAHRYLPGSRVTEVGGDWYDVINLPDGRVVLVVGDVMGHGVSAAAAMGRLRITTKALARHDSEPDDLLTELDACAQEAGIELATCLYIVYDPTSGRARIASAGHPPPLVLRPDGTVETIDDVLGVPLGVGGCPFRTIEIELPRNAILALYTDGLIETRGGDLEVGLKALRAELGGAPGALEAMADRILASLLPAPPADDTVLVLARVRRAP
- a CDS encoding QsdR family transcriptional regulator, with the translated sequence MEQAAAEAPGQGGSRIAAIVENFTRGIIEADYVHTFVSREPKAALRLMTTRAGVVQRRIVAKIQGAFRKRWTAGPACRRWSSRTSPASSPASATFVHPDLISGDEPDAAEPAAAVAALLR
- a CDS encoding restriction endonuclease fold toxin-2 domain-containing protein, with the protein product MAIEAKYVNNPNKPCYRSLDELRTNHRSGKKDFLYDKDRKELAKYNAALNDPRNKEMRGIETVTNNADSVAYWRVMTAAYGVNGYARYVPSPTAAAHDEGANAWTRPN